The Primulina tabacum isolate GXHZ01 chromosome 7, ASM2559414v2, whole genome shotgun sequence genome includes a window with the following:
- the LOC142551583 gene encoding uncharacterized protein LOC142551583 isoform X4 codes for MAIAFAFENGGKLSKIGTSSSNPLVNFFHRFSQGSTESGKMGITGFSKNSYSTYQFPTVSHVHISEIAKGVQNINQILRACSDGLDFDGNSIKIGKELLKGAINLEESLRILVNLQEASKYTNGNQKKNRIRLLEEDDEDQDNSDITAKQKQLDRPKFSFDKPTRNSPSAQRATKNETQLHLLAFSYLDEAAKRPVCDSKMVPHKRSVSCVPDFNSHSTQVKQRIHSSSPHPAQEKGRISNVVAKLMGLEELLQQDNPTCAQKELSIKPKERNEKDRKVSSRNPKLPDPFNGDCKNGSVLRTDKTSPLTNNSVQIRDMKFNLKAGKSQETSDGNSKLKTSVRYQKISTTLTVGSDAVSAVKLGTNVINKQENHTIQSNKVSGFQTYQDKEQNQNFSEKEERKISGTRESNVLLLDNKPHQKAQQNGIFFKDDDITGETIEFIARSNHLEKMDVKKDLPSNLRNPQDKRTSFQAPESKKPETSKDKHQEVQKEHSFIEQNLIAKKYKGCEEESITSSKTNQGSAKMHKKQSRHNGISARLAEKVSSKDPPNNTYQNDPPIVENNNSAANQEVIKKEDQSHYLSSSEPKCDKAQASNSTPMCTQEKPIAASATQKKGNSKKLQKSKNPQKIEVMTKRNDNVNGLPRSMKKSANLLQDLKQHLQNKSSSKEKSEKQMGAQVREGKVDTMMHGQSEMKTEPSNQLWKLPKEADQMTALSCLGEEDCQKENTLTLMSGTNDGLASKSQKVFNDQHKVEQLNTFRDEQAIKQYDQSLADVKESTDIKDLSQPNDKQFSESWRQEQLTEDEKDLKEILIKSQLFLNAAEALFKLNIPFSFLHAGDPSDEVTNKRLVLDCVYEVMNRKARRYQVTHHPYTNTTVKRTTPRSLDDLVKILCRDLEVLKLYGRSRAGEADVAGYLCNMLNKDIHNEEPDMNSTWDFEWNKMMDMFPEKEDVVKDVEKYMLNGLLDEISSELLLVTV; via the exons ATGGCCATAGCTTTCGCCTTTGAGAATGGTGGAAAGCTAAGTAAGATTGGCACTTCTAGCAGCAATCCACTGGTGAATTTTTTCCATCGATTCTCTCAGGGATCAACGGAAAGTGGGAAGATGGGTATAACCGGTTTCAGTAAGAATAGCTATTCAACATATCAGTTTCCTACTGTCTCTCACGTTCATATCAGCGAAATAGCTAAAGGAGTGCAAAATATAAACCAGATTTTAAGAGCTTGCTCGGATGGCCTTGACTTCGACGGAAACTCGATTAAAATTGGGAAGGAACTACTGAAAGGCGCCATTAATTTGGAAGAGTCGTTAAGAATTTTAGTAAACTTGCAAGAAGCTTCAAAATACACAAATGGGAATCAGAAAAAGAACCGTATAAGGTTACTTGAGGAAGATGACGAGGATCAAGACAATTCGGATATAACAGCAAAACAAAAGCAACTGGATAGACCAAAGTTCTCCTTTGATAAGCCAACCAGAAATTCTCCTTCTGCCCAAAGAGCAACCAAAAATGAGACTCAGCTGCATCTATTGGCATTCTCATATCTGGATGAGGCTGCTAAAAGACCCGTCTGCGATTCCAAAATGGTTCCTCACAAAAGATCTGTTAGCTGTGTCCCAGATTTTAATAGCCATTCTACGCAGGTGAAGCAAAGAATTCATTCAAGTTCTCCACACCCTGCACAAGAAAAAGGAAGAATTTCAAACGTGGTCGCGAAACTTATGGGACTCGAAGAACTTCTACAGCAGGACAACCCCACATGTGCACAAAAAGAATTAAGCATAAAACCCAAGGAAAGAAATGAAAAGGACAGGAAAGTTTCGAGCAGAAACCCAAAGTTGCCTGATCCATTCAATGGAGACTGCAAGAATGGCTCAGTCCTCCGAACCGACAAGACTTCACCACTGACGAACAACTCGGTACAGATCAGGGATATGAAGTTTAATCTTAAGGCTGGAAAGAGTCAAGAAACCTCAGATGGAAACTCCAAATTGAAAACTTCGGTGAGATATCAGAAAATTTCGACAACACTGACAGTTGGATCGGATGCTGTGTCAGCTGTAAAACTAGGAACCAATGTGATAAACAAGCAAGAAAACCACACAATTCAATCAAACAAAGTATCCGGATTTCAAACTTACCAGGATAAAGAGCAAAACCAAAATTTTTCAGAGAAAGAAGAAAGGAAGATTTCAGGGACGAGGGAAAGCAATGTTCTTCTCTTGGATAACAAGCCGCATCAGAAAGCACAACAAAATGGCATATTCTTCAAAGATGATGACATAACAGGAGAAACTATAGAGTTCATTGCAAGATCAAATCACCTGGAAAAGATGGATGTAAAGAAGGATCTCCCAAGCAATCTACGAAATCCCCAGGACAAACGTACATCATTTCAAGCACCTGAGTCTAAAAAACCTGAAACTTCAAAAGACAAGCATCAGGAAGTGCAAAAAGAGCATTCATTTATCGAACAAAATTTAATAGCCAAGAAATACAAGGGGTGTGAAGAGGAATCCATAACCTCATCGAAAACCAACCAAGGTTCAGCAAAAATGCATAAGAAGCAATCACGTCATAATGGGATATCGGCGAGACTTGCTGAAAAGGTTTCCTCGAAAGATCCGCCAAACAACACGTATCAGAATGATCCTCCCATAGTTGAAAATAACAACAGTGCTGCCAATCAGGAAGTGATCAAGAAAGAAGACCAAAGCCACTATTTATCTTCAAGCGAACCAAAATGTGATAAGGCACAGGCAAGTAATAGCACCCCAATGTGCACACAGGAAAAGCCTATTGCTGCATCAGCCACACAAAAGAAGGGCAACTCTAAGAAACTTCAGAAAAGTAAAAACCCTCAGAAGATAGAAGTAATGACTAAACGGAATGACAACGTCAATGGATTGCCAAGGTCGATGAAAAAGTCAGCTAACTTGTTGCAAGATTTGAAACAACACCTGCAAAACAAAAGCAGCAGCAAAGAGAAATCGGAGAAACAAATGGGTGCCCAGGTCAGAGAAGGAAAAGTAGACACTATGATGCATGGACAATCAGAAATGAAAACAGAGCCATCAAATCAGTTATGGAAGTTACCAAAAGAAGCTGATCAGATGACAGCACTAAGCTGTTTGGGGGAAGAGGACTGCCAAAAAGAGAACACATTAACTCTGATGAGTGGCACT AATGATGGTTTGGCTTCAAAGTCCCAAAAGGTGTTCAATGATCAGCACAAAGTGGAACAGCTCAATACTTTTAGAGATGAACAAGCAATCAAACAGTACGATCAAAGCCTTG CCGACGTTAAAGAAAGCACGGACATAAAAGATCTTTCCCAACCTAATGACAAACAGTTTTCAGAATCATGGAGACAAGAGCAGCTGACAGAAGATGAAAAGGATCTCAAGGAGATACTAATAAAAAGTCAGCTGTTCCTTAATGCCGCAGAGGCACTTTTCAAGCTCAACATACCTTTCAGCTTTCTTCATGCTGGGGATCCAAGTGATGAAGTAACGAACAAGAGGCTCGTATTGGACTGTGTATATGAAGTCATGAACAGAAAGGCAAGGCGGTATCAAGTCACACATCACCCCTACACGAACACTACCGTAAAGCGTACTACGCCAAGGTCCTTGGATGATTTGGTCAAGATACTGTGCAGAGATTTAGAAGTTCTAAAGTTATATGGCCGGAGTCGGGCCGGCGAAGCTGATGTAGCAGGCTAC
- the LOC142551583 gene encoding uncharacterized protein LOC142551583 isoform X3, with amino-acid sequence MAAKSDLAQKLLHDLRVRKERMAATQNSKPRPRQTPRAETQGNPGQTYRGDRQINGYDSSRTGNSTRRSAGYTKAISTAESSNQIVLYNGGKNSKQVKDLSMAIAFAFENGGKLSKIGTSSSNPLVNFFHRFSQGSTESGKMGITGFSKNSYSTYQFPTVSHVHISEIAKGVQNINQILRACSDGLDFDGNSIKIGKELLKGAINLEESLRILVNLQEASKYTNGNQKKNRIRLLEEDDEDQDNSDITAKQKQLDRPKFSFDKPTRNSPSAQRATKNETQLHLLAFSYLDEAAKRPVCDSKMVPHKRSVSCVPDFNSHSTQVKQRIHSSSPHPAQEKGRISNVVAKLMGLEELLQQDNPTCAQKELSIKPKERNEKDRKVSSRNPKLPDPFNGDCKNGSVLRTDKTSPLTNNSVQIRDMKFNLKAGKSQETSDGNSKLKTSVRYQKISTTLTVGSDAVSAVKLGTNVINKQENHTIQSNKVSGFQTYQDKEQNQNFSEKEERKISGTRESNVLLLDNKPHQKAQQNGIFFKDDDITGETIEFIARSNHLEKMDVKKDLPSNLRNPQDKRTSFQAPESKKPETSKDKHQEVQKEHSFIEQNLIAKKYKGCEEESITSSKTNQGSAKMHKKQSRHNGISARLAEKVSSKDPPNNTYQNDPPIVENNNSAANQEVIKKEDQSHYLSSSEPKCDKAQASNSTPMCTQEKPIAASATQKKGNSKKLQKSKNPQKIEVMTKRNDNVNGLPRSMKKSANLLQDLKQHLQNKSSSKEKSEKQMGAQVREGKVDTMMHGQSEMKTEPSNQLWKLPKEADQMTALSCLGEEDCQKENTLTLMSGTNDGLASKSQKVFNDQHKVEQLNTFRDEQAIKQYDQSLESWRQEQLTEDEKDLKEILIKSQLFLNAAEALFKLNIPFSFLHAGDPSDEVTNKRLVLDCVYEVMNRKARRYQVTHHPYTNTTVKRTTPRSLDDLVKILCRDLEVLKLYGRSRAGEADVAGYLCNMLNKDIHNEEPDMNSTWDFEWNKMMDMFPEKEDVVKDVEKYMLNGLLDEISSELLLVTV; translated from the exons ATGGCAGCAAAATCAGATCTTGCCCAGAAGCTGCTCCACGATCTTCGTGTGAGGAAGGAAAGGATGGCCGCCACTCAAAATTCAAAGCCACGCCCAAGACAAACGCCTAGAG CAGAAACGCAAGGAAATCCTGGCCAAACTTATAGAGGTGATAGACAAATAAATGGATAT GATAGTTCAAGAACCGGGAACTCGACTAGAAGGTCCGCTGGATACACCAAAGCAATCAGCACTGCAGAATCCTCCAATCAGATTGTTCTCTACAATGGAGGCAAGAACTCAAAACAAGTGAAAGATCTTTCGATGGCCATAGCTTTCGCCTTTGAGAATGGTGGAAAGCTAAGTAAGATTGGCACTTCTAGCAGCAATCCACTGGTGAATTTTTTCCATCGATTCTCTCAGGGATCAACGGAAAGTGGGAAGATGGGTATAACCGGTTTCAGTAAGAATAGCTATTCAACATATCAGTTTCCTACTGTCTCTCACGTTCATATCAGCGAAATAGCTAAAGGAGTGCAAAATATAAACCAGATTTTAAGAGCTTGCTCGGATGGCCTTGACTTCGACGGAAACTCGATTAAAATTGGGAAGGAACTACTGAAAGGCGCCATTAATTTGGAAGAGTCGTTAAGAATTTTAGTAAACTTGCAAGAAGCTTCAAAATACACAAATGGGAATCAGAAAAAGAACCGTATAAGGTTACTTGAGGAAGATGACGAGGATCAAGACAATTCGGATATAACAGCAAAACAAAAGCAACTGGATAGACCAAAGTTCTCCTTTGATAAGCCAACCAGAAATTCTCCTTCTGCCCAAAGAGCAACCAAAAATGAGACTCAGCTGCATCTATTGGCATTCTCATATCTGGATGAGGCTGCTAAAAGACCCGTCTGCGATTCCAAAATGGTTCCTCACAAAAGATCTGTTAGCTGTGTCCCAGATTTTAATAGCCATTCTACGCAGGTGAAGCAAAGAATTCATTCAAGTTCTCCACACCCTGCACAAGAAAAAGGAAGAATTTCAAACGTGGTCGCGAAACTTATGGGACTCGAAGAACTTCTACAGCAGGACAACCCCACATGTGCACAAAAAGAATTAAGCATAAAACCCAAGGAAAGAAATGAAAAGGACAGGAAAGTTTCGAGCAGAAACCCAAAGTTGCCTGATCCATTCAATGGAGACTGCAAGAATGGCTCAGTCCTCCGAACCGACAAGACTTCACCACTGACGAACAACTCGGTACAGATCAGGGATATGAAGTTTAATCTTAAGGCTGGAAAGAGTCAAGAAACCTCAGATGGAAACTCCAAATTGAAAACTTCGGTGAGATATCAGAAAATTTCGACAACACTGACAGTTGGATCGGATGCTGTGTCAGCTGTAAAACTAGGAACCAATGTGATAAACAAGCAAGAAAACCACACAATTCAATCAAACAAAGTATCCGGATTTCAAACTTACCAGGATAAAGAGCAAAACCAAAATTTTTCAGAGAAAGAAGAAAGGAAGATTTCAGGGACGAGGGAAAGCAATGTTCTTCTCTTGGATAACAAGCCGCATCAGAAAGCACAACAAAATGGCATATTCTTCAAAGATGATGACATAACAGGAGAAACTATAGAGTTCATTGCAAGATCAAATCACCTGGAAAAGATGGATGTAAAGAAGGATCTCCCAAGCAATCTACGAAATCCCCAGGACAAACGTACATCATTTCAAGCACCTGAGTCTAAAAAACCTGAAACTTCAAAAGACAAGCATCAGGAAGTGCAAAAAGAGCATTCATTTATCGAACAAAATTTAATAGCCAAGAAATACAAGGGGTGTGAAGAGGAATCCATAACCTCATCGAAAACCAACCAAGGTTCAGCAAAAATGCATAAGAAGCAATCACGTCATAATGGGATATCGGCGAGACTTGCTGAAAAGGTTTCCTCGAAAGATCCGCCAAACAACACGTATCAGAATGATCCTCCCATAGTTGAAAATAACAACAGTGCTGCCAATCAGGAAGTGATCAAGAAAGAAGACCAAAGCCACTATTTATCTTCAAGCGAACCAAAATGTGATAAGGCACAGGCAAGTAATAGCACCCCAATGTGCACACAGGAAAAGCCTATTGCTGCATCAGCCACACAAAAGAAGGGCAACTCTAAGAAACTTCAGAAAAGTAAAAACCCTCAGAAGATAGAAGTAATGACTAAACGGAATGACAACGTCAATGGATTGCCAAGGTCGATGAAAAAGTCAGCTAACTTGTTGCAAGATTTGAAACAACACCTGCAAAACAAAAGCAGCAGCAAAGAGAAATCGGAGAAACAAATGGGTGCCCAGGTCAGAGAAGGAAAAGTAGACACTATGATGCATGGACAATCAGAAATGAAAACAGAGCCATCAAATCAGTTATGGAAGTTACCAAAAGAAGCTGATCAGATGACAGCACTAAGCTGTTTGGGGGAAGAGGACTGCCAAAAAGAGAACACATTAACTCTGATGAGTGGCACT AATGATGGTTTGGCTTCAAAGTCCCAAAAGGTGTTCAATGATCAGCACAAAGTGGAACAGCTCAATACTTTTAGAGATGAACAAGCAATCAAACAGTACGATCAAAGCCTTG AATCATGGAGACAAGAGCAGCTGACAGAAGATGAAAAGGATCTCAAGGAGATACTAATAAAAAGTCAGCTGTTCCTTAATGCCGCAGAGGCACTTTTCAAGCTCAACATACCTTTCAGCTTTCTTCATGCTGGGGATCCAAGTGATGAAGTAACGAACAAGAGGCTCGTATTGGACTGTGTATATGAAGTCATGAACAGAAAGGCAAGGCGGTATCAAGTCACACATCACCCCTACACGAACACTACCGTAAAGCGTACTACGCCAAGGTCCTTGGATGATTTGGTCAAGATACTGTGCAGAGATTTAGAAGTTCTAAAGTTATATGGCCGGAGTCGGGCCGGCGAAGCTGATGTAGCAGGCTAC
- the LOC142551583 gene encoding uncharacterized protein LOC142551583 isoform X1, giving the protein MAAKSDLAQKLLHDLRVRKERMAATQNSKPRPRQTPRAETQGNPGQTYRGDRQINGYDSSRTGNSTRRSAGYTKAISTAESSNQIVLYNGGKNSKQVKDLSMAIAFAFENGGKLSKIGTSSSNPLVNFFHRFSQGSTESGKMGITGFSKNSYSTYQFPTVSHVHISEIAKGVQNINQILRACSDGLDFDGNSIKIGKELLKGAINLEESLRILVNLQEASKYTNGNQKKNRIRLLEEDDEDQDNSDITAKQKQLDRPKFSFDKPTRNSPSAQRATKNETQLHLLAFSYLDEAAKRPVCDSKMVPHKRSVSCVPDFNSHSTQVKQRIHSSSPHPAQEKGRISNVVAKLMGLEELLQQDNPTCAQKELSIKPKERNEKDRKVSSRNPKLPDPFNGDCKNGSVLRTDKTSPLTNNSVQIRDMKFNLKAGKSQETSDGNSKLKTSVRYQKISTTLTVGSDAVSAVKLGTNVINKQENHTIQSNKVSGFQTYQDKEQNQNFSEKEERKISGTRESNVLLLDNKPHQKAQQNGIFFKDDDITGETIEFIARSNHLEKMDVKKDLPSNLRNPQDKRTSFQAPESKKPETSKDKHQEVQKEHSFIEQNLIAKKYKGCEEESITSSKTNQGSAKMHKKQSRHNGISARLAEKVSSKDPPNNTYQNDPPIVENNNSAANQEVIKKEDQSHYLSSSEPKCDKAQASNSTPMCTQEKPIAASATQKKGNSKKLQKSKNPQKIEVMTKRNDNVNGLPRSMKKSANLLQDLKQHLQNKSSSKEKSEKQMGAQVREGKVDTMMHGQSEMKTEPSNQLWKLPKEADQMTALSCLGEEDCQKENTLTLMSGTNDGLASKSQKVFNDQHKVEQLNTFRDEQAIKQYDQSLADVKESTDIKDLSQPNDKQFSESWRQEQLTEDEKDLKEILIKSQLFLNAAEALFKLNIPFSFLHAGDPSDEVTNKRLVLDCVYEVMNRKARRYQVTHHPYTNTTVKRTTPRSLDDLVKILCRDLEVLKLYGRSRAGEADVAGYLCNMLNKDIHNEEPDMNSTWDFEWNKMMDMFPEKEDVVKDVEKYMLNGLLDEISSELLLVTV; this is encoded by the exons ATGGCAGCAAAATCAGATCTTGCCCAGAAGCTGCTCCACGATCTTCGTGTGAGGAAGGAAAGGATGGCCGCCACTCAAAATTCAAAGCCACGCCCAAGACAAACGCCTAGAG CAGAAACGCAAGGAAATCCTGGCCAAACTTATAGAGGTGATAGACAAATAAATGGATAT GATAGTTCAAGAACCGGGAACTCGACTAGAAGGTCCGCTGGATACACCAAAGCAATCAGCACTGCAGAATCCTCCAATCAGATTGTTCTCTACAATGGAGGCAAGAACTCAAAACAAGTGAAAGATCTTTCGATGGCCATAGCTTTCGCCTTTGAGAATGGTGGAAAGCTAAGTAAGATTGGCACTTCTAGCAGCAATCCACTGGTGAATTTTTTCCATCGATTCTCTCAGGGATCAACGGAAAGTGGGAAGATGGGTATAACCGGTTTCAGTAAGAATAGCTATTCAACATATCAGTTTCCTACTGTCTCTCACGTTCATATCAGCGAAATAGCTAAAGGAGTGCAAAATATAAACCAGATTTTAAGAGCTTGCTCGGATGGCCTTGACTTCGACGGAAACTCGATTAAAATTGGGAAGGAACTACTGAAAGGCGCCATTAATTTGGAAGAGTCGTTAAGAATTTTAGTAAACTTGCAAGAAGCTTCAAAATACACAAATGGGAATCAGAAAAAGAACCGTATAAGGTTACTTGAGGAAGATGACGAGGATCAAGACAATTCGGATATAACAGCAAAACAAAAGCAACTGGATAGACCAAAGTTCTCCTTTGATAAGCCAACCAGAAATTCTCCTTCTGCCCAAAGAGCAACCAAAAATGAGACTCAGCTGCATCTATTGGCATTCTCATATCTGGATGAGGCTGCTAAAAGACCCGTCTGCGATTCCAAAATGGTTCCTCACAAAAGATCTGTTAGCTGTGTCCCAGATTTTAATAGCCATTCTACGCAGGTGAAGCAAAGAATTCATTCAAGTTCTCCACACCCTGCACAAGAAAAAGGAAGAATTTCAAACGTGGTCGCGAAACTTATGGGACTCGAAGAACTTCTACAGCAGGACAACCCCACATGTGCACAAAAAGAATTAAGCATAAAACCCAAGGAAAGAAATGAAAAGGACAGGAAAGTTTCGAGCAGAAACCCAAAGTTGCCTGATCCATTCAATGGAGACTGCAAGAATGGCTCAGTCCTCCGAACCGACAAGACTTCACCACTGACGAACAACTCGGTACAGATCAGGGATATGAAGTTTAATCTTAAGGCTGGAAAGAGTCAAGAAACCTCAGATGGAAACTCCAAATTGAAAACTTCGGTGAGATATCAGAAAATTTCGACAACACTGACAGTTGGATCGGATGCTGTGTCAGCTGTAAAACTAGGAACCAATGTGATAAACAAGCAAGAAAACCACACAATTCAATCAAACAAAGTATCCGGATTTCAAACTTACCAGGATAAAGAGCAAAACCAAAATTTTTCAGAGAAAGAAGAAAGGAAGATTTCAGGGACGAGGGAAAGCAATGTTCTTCTCTTGGATAACAAGCCGCATCAGAAAGCACAACAAAATGGCATATTCTTCAAAGATGATGACATAACAGGAGAAACTATAGAGTTCATTGCAAGATCAAATCACCTGGAAAAGATGGATGTAAAGAAGGATCTCCCAAGCAATCTACGAAATCCCCAGGACAAACGTACATCATTTCAAGCACCTGAGTCTAAAAAACCTGAAACTTCAAAAGACAAGCATCAGGAAGTGCAAAAAGAGCATTCATTTATCGAACAAAATTTAATAGCCAAGAAATACAAGGGGTGTGAAGAGGAATCCATAACCTCATCGAAAACCAACCAAGGTTCAGCAAAAATGCATAAGAAGCAATCACGTCATAATGGGATATCGGCGAGACTTGCTGAAAAGGTTTCCTCGAAAGATCCGCCAAACAACACGTATCAGAATGATCCTCCCATAGTTGAAAATAACAACAGTGCTGCCAATCAGGAAGTGATCAAGAAAGAAGACCAAAGCCACTATTTATCTTCAAGCGAACCAAAATGTGATAAGGCACAGGCAAGTAATAGCACCCCAATGTGCACACAGGAAAAGCCTATTGCTGCATCAGCCACACAAAAGAAGGGCAACTCTAAGAAACTTCAGAAAAGTAAAAACCCTCAGAAGATAGAAGTAATGACTAAACGGAATGACAACGTCAATGGATTGCCAAGGTCGATGAAAAAGTCAGCTAACTTGTTGCAAGATTTGAAACAACACCTGCAAAACAAAAGCAGCAGCAAAGAGAAATCGGAGAAACAAATGGGTGCCCAGGTCAGAGAAGGAAAAGTAGACACTATGATGCATGGACAATCAGAAATGAAAACAGAGCCATCAAATCAGTTATGGAAGTTACCAAAAGAAGCTGATCAGATGACAGCACTAAGCTGTTTGGGGGAAGAGGACTGCCAAAAAGAGAACACATTAACTCTGATGAGTGGCACT AATGATGGTTTGGCTTCAAAGTCCCAAAAGGTGTTCAATGATCAGCACAAAGTGGAACAGCTCAATACTTTTAGAGATGAACAAGCAATCAAACAGTACGATCAAAGCCTTG CCGACGTTAAAGAAAGCACGGACATAAAAGATCTTTCCCAACCTAATGACAAACAGTTTTCAGAATCATGGAGACAAGAGCAGCTGACAGAAGATGAAAAGGATCTCAAGGAGATACTAATAAAAAGTCAGCTGTTCCTTAATGCCGCAGAGGCACTTTTCAAGCTCAACATACCTTTCAGCTTTCTTCATGCTGGGGATCCAAGTGATGAAGTAACGAACAAGAGGCTCGTATTGGACTGTGTATATGAAGTCATGAACAGAAAGGCAAGGCGGTATCAAGTCACACATCACCCCTACACGAACACTACCGTAAAGCGTACTACGCCAAGGTCCTTGGATGATTTGGTCAAGATACTGTGCAGAGATTTAGAAGTTCTAAAGTTATATGGCCGGAGTCGGGCCGGCGAAGCTGATGTAGCAGGCTAC